AATGAGGATAAATTCGCTAAGAAGGCACTACAGAGAGGGACGAATTACGCCCGAAGAACTAAAACTTGCTATTAGGGAACAGCCATTACTGATACAGCAATTAGTACTGCCTCGCGAGCTGGCCATTCAAATataccagcagcaacagcaacagcggcagcaacagcagcaacaacagcatcaacagcggcagcaacagcggcaacaacagccgcagcaacagcaacaagagcagcaacaacaacaacaacaacagcagcaactacagTTTGAAGGACATCAGTCAACTCAGTCGCCTGACATCATAATAGTTCTAGATacagaacagcagcaaccagAACAACAACTAGAACAACCTCTCTCGCAACCCCAGCTAGCCAActtacaacagcaacggctaACTGAGGACGAGCAGCAGCTTAAGCAGCGACTAGAACTACTTAAGCGGCAACTAGAGCGAGAGATGGATGAGGCTTCTTGTAACGAGCCATCTCAGCACGAGCAACCTCCAGAGCACCAGCAACACAATCAGCAACACCACTCAATAGCACCATCtgaaataaaaactaataCTAATACACTTAACTTAGCTTGTGCAAATAAAACTATCTCTTATACTCTACAGAGCATAGAATTAAGTCTACACAGCCTTGCAGACAACGCCGCAAATCCCTCTTGGAACCTAAGCCAGCTCGAGGCTGCACATCAGGCCCACCAGCAGCCCCTCAGCAGCAACTCGATACGCGGGAGGTAGTCGAGGCACTCAGCAGCCTCAATACGCAGCCAACAGTCACGGCGGCTAAAAGACTAAGAAGCGGTTCAATAAGCTATATTGAGTCTAAACGATGCTTACCTGCAGCTCCTGACaaccagcaacagcggcaactcCTCACTCCACTCGGGAAAAGGCACTTTGCGGGACCAGCTCAACACAACTGCTGGCCTCCAAAGCGCCAGAAGCTCGTGCAAAAACAGTAACAACGGCATTCATGCCTGCGCAGAACATGGCTGGGTACACGGCAGCTGCAAATGCCCCACAGGCTGGGGAATATGGCTCCTGCTCTCCTGCTTTGGCATGCAAACACGCCATAAGGTGCCCCATAGGCTTGAGCGGGCACCTCCAGGAGGCTACAGTGAATCCTCGACGAACGACAGACACCTCCAAATTGCCAGAAGGCGCCCGTGGCACTGCTGGCAGCGGCTTCACCGTCGATGGCCCAATTGCGGGTATCAAACACACAGGAAAGCCAGGCCGTATAACATATAAATCCATGCGACCTGGAATAGATAAACAATAAGTTAATTTGCACCAATTAGAATAATAATCTTCAACAAATCCTTAAATACGTCCCTCTGGCAaactttgtttacattttaaacTCATATTGTATTAATTCAACAGCTGAGTATGTTATCTCAGCTGTCCAGAATGCAATCGAAATCAGCCCTGATAACATTAACAGAGCTCTGTTAACAGCAGAAACAGCTGAGCAGTTGCTCAACTGTTCTAAACTAACTCAAGACAGCCCTGATAATTTTAACAGCGGCactgttaataacataaataGAACCGCCAACTgctaaatattcaaataagcataaaattaagtaatattaaatgtaaaaaataattgttaaatatttatttattgtaattcGTTACAATTTTGTCCTATGTTGTGATAAGCATGTAATATTTCTGTTAAAATGTTTCATACATGCCAGTAAATTGTCAGCTAGTCCGTTTCCCAATTAGACCTATTTCGTTCCAATTTTGTcttatatattgtattgtgAACTACACTATAAGCAATGAATAGACAATAAAATGCGACTGCTAGCTTAATCGTTAGCAGTTCGTCGTAGCGCACGCAtgcgcagcaaaaaaaaaagatagttGAAAACAAACGAGCACGATTCTCGCTTGGCGGGCATTATTCCttgctctctttttttttttagttgagGCTGCTCAATTGCTGACCTTGAGCAACTGTATTTAGGAATATTTGCAAGCGCTCCGtcgtttttcgttttctttttcgcTCGAATAATTCGTCTAATAATTGTCGTGCCGTCGGCAAAACACACATCATTTATCCtaacaattaatatttataataaattacacAACTGGTGTGTCGCcaccaattttatttttttaatattatattaattacatatatattgccgTGCCGTCGGCAAATACACACTTCTTTTCTCATCtaaattacttttttatatacattgcCGTGCCATCGGCAAAACACTTTGTCTTCTCAAgtagaattattattattctgcATCACTTCGAAGCGTCGCTTCTTCTACAAtgtaatgttgttgtttttgggcgTGCCGCCGCCTCTCCTAtagtaaacaacaacaacttaacttaCTTATAACCTATAAACTCTAAATAATTCTGAAAAACTCAagattaaatatatctaatatAAGTAAATCAAACCAGAATGACCAGCCTCCATATTGGCATATGGAATGCCAACGGCCTATCGAGCAAAATAGATGAACTTGGGCAGTTCATAGTCCGTCATAACATTGACATGATGCTCGTCAATGAGACCCGTTTCAACTGTTACAGTCACATCCAAATCCCTGACTACTCCATCATAACGGCAAATTCACCCCATGCCCATTTAAGCATTGGTGGTGCAGCCATCATTATCTCAAAACATATCCAATATCAAGCCCTCCCGGGCATTTCACTTCCCCATCTACACTTCGCCATTGTACGTCTCCGCACAGATCTGGGTGGCATTAATATAGCATCCTGCTATTGGCCTCCCAATCAAACAGTGGTGTCAGAAAATTATGTCCGTTCAACAGAAATATTGggtgaaaactttttaattggtGGAGATTGGAAAGCCAAGCATCGATTATGGGGCAACATGCGTTGTTGTCCCCGTGGTTCGATCCTTGGTGAAATTCTAATGAACACCAATCGTTTAAATATACTCTCAACAGCTGAGCCAACACACTTCCCTTCAAACGGCAATAGTCCGAGTGTACTCGACTTTGGCATCTATGCGGGTATATCAAGCTATAGATCTGCCATAAGTCGCGTTACTGAACTCCATAGCGACCATTTGCCTTTGTTGGTTCAATTCAAAATAACCATCAATGGTCAAAATTCTTCTACCGATCAGAGACTTCGGTCGCGTCCTCGTCGACAAAACCGTCGTCGCCTGCTTACTGAGCGTTCTTATTTGTCCATCTTTCACCATACATTGGAAACATCCTTAAACCTCAATATTGAGATTCTCTCGACCAATGACATCGATGATATGCTCGAAAATTTCATGCAAAAGCTACCATTTGCAGCCAGAGCATCAAATTTTTGGGCAGCCATGGCATCCAATATGCCCACGCATCGGAACAGCACCAACAAtacaattaacaataataataacaatataaatCCTGACAATACTGTTCAATTGCCACCTCAACCAATTCCTCCGTCCGCATTTATCAGAACAGACGAACATCGTGAATTGTTACGTCTTAAACGCCGTCTTCGTAAACGCTGGGTGCGCACTCGACAACGTGAGCACTGACTGGAATGGCAGCGAGTCAGCCGTCAGCTGGCACGTCACCTGGTACTACAGCGCGGTGCCTATGTCGACTATGTGCTGAGTAATGCGGACCCTCAAAAAAAGGGTGCCTTTAACTTATGGCAAGCcacaaaatattgaaaacgGCAACCGCACGCTCACCCCAGTGTTCGCAACCTCAACGGCCATTGGTGCCAGTCTGCTGAAGAGCAAGCTGAAGCATTTGCCGATGAGCTCCAAAACCGCTTCACCCCATTCAATTTTGTGCCACTAGAGCACCGTGAACGTGTGAAGCGCTTCATTAATCAACAAGTCAACCTTGATGACACTACTCTTAATCCTAACAATCTCCAAAATCTCGCCTCCTCATCACGtataagttaacaactaaACATATAAGATACACTCTCACAGTCATACATTGGTATTTCTAAGTACGCAAC
This window of the Drosophila virilis strain 15010-1051.87 unplaced genomic scaffold, Dvir_AGI_RSII-ME tig00002154, whole genome shotgun sequence genome carries:
- the LOC138911710 gene encoding forkhead box protein P2-like — encoded protein: MRINSLRRHYREGRITPEELKLAIREQPLLIQQLVLPRELAIQIYQQQQQQRQQQQQQQHQQRQQQRQQQPQQQQQEQQQQQQQQQQLQFEGHQSTQSPDIIIVLDTEQQQPEQQLEQPLSQPQLANLQQQRLTEDEQQLKQRLELLKRQLEREMDEASYNAANPSWNLSQLEAAHQAHQQPLSSNSIRGR